AGCGCATAATGTCCACTGGAACGTCCATGTATTTTATCATCAACTTGATGAATTCATTTCAAGATATAAGGTTTTCCTATTATAATGGACTAGGAATATGATTAGTTATAATTACCAAGCCATGGCCTTTGCGTTACGAAGAATCTAGCAGCCCTCGATTGCGAAGCTGATTCAAGCTCAGCCGCAAGGTTTGCCACGGTATCTAGTAAAAACAAATAGACTCTTCAGaagtttttgacaaaaattgcATAAGCACCAAACACGATCCACACTAAACAACAAGACAGTTGCCAAAAATCACAAGagataaatcaaataaacaccCGACATCAAAGTAATGCAAGTTGGAAAACTGTTGAAAATCACTGATAAGTTTACATTGAAAAGAGGAAACTTTAGCAATTAACTCCAAATTCTAAGTTGAAACCCATTGAATTCAGACCACAAAATAGAGAATTCGACGTCTACTAGATAAAAACTAGATTCTCAGATAACAACAAGGCTCAAACAATTATAATCTCTTTGTAGCGAGTAATAGGCAAGAAGATTGAAATCCTGGTGCCTGATGTCATAAGTTTGTGCTGCAATTGTGTTCCTCCTCCGCCCATACAGCTGAAAATTCGTTTTCTCAAGTTTGGATGGACATCGAGGAAAGGAAGATTCAACGATTTTTCTGTAATCAAATCAAAACCGCAACCTAACAATTGCGGTAAATTAACGGGTCGAACCGACTCAATTATTGATCCATGACCCGATCCTTTTAATTTACGCTCTTCATCTTCAAATTatcattttaagtaattttataaaatatacatATCTTACATAAATTAATGATACTACACGTTAAGGGAGGCTATCATTTAGAAAGAAACAGATCGGCTCCTATCACTTTGGTGGATTCGAAGCTTCGCAAAATAAACAGGCGTGATTGTGGCACAGAAAACTAGCGAAAAGTATAGTGAAGAAAAACCGTAGAGAAATGTACAACactgtattttatacagacctTGGTTTGCTTAAAATAATACAGTGTCGGTTTGCTCTATTTTAAGCTTTTTTCTACTGTTTTTCTTCACTATACTTTTCGCTGGTTTTTTTTGCCAAAATATTTATGTACTATACCATTATATATATTGTGAAACAaacttaaaacagattcgtcccctcATGTATGTGTTTTGAGTATCGTCTTGGACGTCTGTTTACCAGGATACAACGGAACGACCAGCAGTGACTTAGCACGAGACACTAGTATGGCGAACTGAAAACTTACCTTTATTTTATCACCGAAATTTAACGGAGGCCAAATAAAAAGCTAACAATATGAAATACAAGATAACACTTGAAAGAGATAAGATTTCCATATATTTAAAATGAGGAAATGAACACACTATTTATAAGTTCCAAAATACACCCCAAGAGTCATATaagattaattaactcaattaatcttcTCATTAATTCAAAAATATAAAGAGTCAAAACTCttcaattaactcaagaatgtggagagCCAAAATACACTCTCACATTTATGAgacataatttttattcaaactctaaatttgattcaaaTTTCCAACATAATCTCGTTCCTACTCCGGTGATTTAACATCTCATCATTTGTTGACAGACGATATGTGTTTATTATGCAAGTCTTGTAACGCTTCTGCTAGCCATTGCCTTATATTTTGCCCGGTAAGTTTGAAAAAACACCTCATTGTTGGGCTAGCTTAAAATTGGATTCGTGATGCTCCTTTCTTTGATTGTGCATTATTTATGCTGAAGAATATTAAGAAATAAGAGTTTGAAATGTTTGTGATTCTATGTTGGGCAATTTGGAATGAGACTTGTAAGATTACTCATGAATCTCCAAGGAAGAATGTTAAAATACAACTGGATTGGGTTTATGTTTTTGTTGAGAATGTTCGAAACAAATATGTATGAGTTGGTCATGATGCACTGCAGCAATCGGAACAAATGTGGTCACCTTCGAATTCGCctacaaatcatttcagatttagTTTGATTCCAACAACAATAGATATAGCGTGGGAGCAGTGATTCGTGATGATCAGGCAGCACACTAGTGTGATGCGAAAGCTTGTCTGATCAGAAACCTAGGTAATGTTGAATGTGCGAAGCTGATGGTTATCAGATGTGGTATGGACTTTTGCTAATTACGCCTTGCTATGGCCAATGTGTATCTTCTCGGATTGTCTCGATGTTGTGCGTACTGTGAATCAACCTTCTGATGCGCTCGGCCTTGGTGGAGTTGTCTTTGGAAATCAATTCTATGCTTGAGCTGCATGCGAAGAACGACAAACAATGTGGTACATCTTATAGCCCGTGAAGCCTTATTTTTTCTTTGAACGTCAAATGGTGTGATGGGTTTTCCCATCTTGGCTCACAAATGTTATAACTCGGGGCTCTCCGATTTATTTTAGAGTAGGTttattgtgtgagacggtctcacgaatatttatttgtttactttaatggtaattccatttcaaaaaaaaatttactacaCGTTTATATTATGATGATCATGAAATAAGTTAATGATTAATTAGTATTAGATACCAAAGTCTAAACTCGTGAATATACTACAAAACGCATCAAGCCAGAACCAAGGTTTTCTACCTGATGACTAAACTAGATGCGaatcataattttttatatgaaaaaattaatctttaatttaattaatgtgtTAAGATACATAATAAGTCTATTAATATTTAGCATAATAATACAAAAACAATTCAGTCAAAAGGATTAAAAAAATACTAGACATGGTAATTAATATAATCAAACAAGTTTAATGGTATGGTTACCTGCTAGATTCCCGTCAAACTAATGTATTATCGATTCAACATATATCGAAAAAACGAATTCTTGCTCGTCGTAAACAATCATACAATGTGCCTGAATTTCGTCTTCCATTTTATCATATGATCAATTGTATATTTACATATTAATATGCTGATTATTAGATAATAATTCGGGGAAAAAAATTACTTAGAAAGACAAGAAGAATTAAGCATACTAACACATGAGAAACCCTAAGTCATCAAAGGATgattaaaaaaagaagaaaaaaatgaatGATTTGACCAGGTTTGGATTTTAGGAAAgattaggtctcttgtgagacggtctcacgaatctttatctatgagacggatgaaccctaccgatattcacaataaaaagtaatactattagcataaaaaataatactttttcatggatgaaccaaataagagatcgtctcataaaatacgacctgtTAGACTGTCTCATAcaattttttgtcttttttttattaaagaATTTGACTGAAATAATACaaaaccatttaattaattatatatatatatagaaaattatttatttaaacgtgtatatatatttcataCAAAAGTTAGATATATATTTGCCATGTATGTACATGTTTTTATGAGATTGATGTGACGCCCGagcaataatgataataataaccTTCCATTTTTCATATCTTGGAATAAGATGGAAAGTTGGATATGTTGTCTGAATTTCACCGaatttgcaaccacagacaaGCTTGCAGTAATCCCATATTCAAAAAGAGAGACGTGGATAATCAAAGCATGTGGAGGAGTGGAGAAACAGATTGATATCGAAACCCTAATCTCGTTACACTGGCCCATCGGAGTgctctttttttaaaatcttttttAGTATTATTATGTACTTTTAGGCAATGCTGCCCCAAGTAACATGACAAAACAATGTGCCTAATAAAGACTTCTTTGACTTCAAATTGCAAAAGTAGCTCCTTATTTACAAGTGAATTGAAATCAAAATACCTTTGGGTACGCATCCTGAATTTTTTGGTGTAATAACAATAATGATTATACAAATTTATTTCAAGGATTGAGGTTTAAAAAGAcgaaattatatataattttatatttttcgtCTTTAACGCAAGTTGTTCCGAGTTCTTTTGtttaaacttaaaattaaaaggatATACATTAATCTCAGACAACCGCTTGATCGATCGAACATAAAGGAAGAATATAATTTATGATGGAGCAACCGAGATTTAGTTGATTTGAGTTGTCATTTTAGTTAATTTTCTCTTTTCTTAACACTAAAGAATTGATTGTCCAAGGGACATGTTAAGAGGACCTAACAAAAGGGACACCCTACCCTACTATCTTCTTTATATCAGACTATTCAATGGTATAATTAATCAAAGTTCTCTGCACATGATGCTTTACAATTTGCACTTGCGGGGGGAAAAGGGCAAACTTTACTATTAAAaaattttgcggaaaaataCCAAAATTTTTAGAGGACATGAAGATTGTTTTATAATCATGCATGCATATTTTAACTTTCTTTTGTCGAAAAACTAATTAAAGGAAATTTTCTTGGTATGGCAGAAATCGTGTGGCCCTAGCTAATTTGAGTGGAGCACCTAACAATATTTGTTTGTGTCCATCCCCTCTACAGAATTGGTAATTTCTCGATTTACGTGTACAAAATAAGACACATAATCGGTGggagttgataaataatagAGCCTAGCTAGTACTGAAAGACATTGATTGATATATGAATCAAAAAAGTCTAATTTAAGTGAATTATTTAGGTTtattataatttcaaattgGAACAGATAATAACATGAGTAGATAGATATGGAtggatatgtatttatatataacCTATCCTAAGTAGGTTTAACTCGGATATAATGATGACGATTATGTTATGTTACAGAAATGTAGGTAGATTTTGTACTTATGACATTCATTTTTTGTGTGAAATTATGAAGATTCAAATATATACAAATAATACATGTCACAGTACCCCATAGTTAATTAATGGGATTTAAGAAAACAAAGCACCCTCAAATTATTCTGATATCATTTCAATCATATCGTAGATTCTATTATTACTTCCAATTTCATATCAAGACAAGCTCTCACATGGAAGTGTAAATGGAGCAGTGAAAGAAAAGCTCAAGTGTCGCGTTCTATATATACAAATGACAAAtccctttatttatttttcaagtCCTCTTTGTGAGAGTCCTTATCCACCCATATTTGAACTTTGCTCCTTCTATCTTCGTGCCAACATGGCACATATTACCTTTAGTAGACCTCTTCCATTTGAGAACATGGAAGAGATGGCCAATCCGTCTTCGCCACCTCAGCGTCGTGCGTGGCTTCACATGCTCTACCACACTCTTGATCTCCTTGGCCTTGTGTATCGTATGATCATTCAAGGGCACTTTAGAGTTTTTGCCATTATTGTCCCACGAAGCGACACCATTTTCTTCAAACTTGATTGATATGAAGGAGTCTGTCTCACGACCAAAGCAAAGGCATGAAATTCTCAGAATGTATTACTTAATATGGTAAATTTTAAGGAGAAAAAGGGGTCGGAAAAAGAGTTTCTCACATTATAAATCTATATCGATAGATTATCGCCGTATGCATCATTAAAAGTTCTAGAGTATATTTGATGATCATCGTGTATACCGAAGAATAGGAACTGAGAAATTTTAACAACAAACAGTAGACCAATAGGGTCCCTTTTTGGATCTCGTTCAATCCTCGTACCAATATTCTCTATAATATCTAGTGAAGGTTCGTTAGTAATTAATAAATTCCTCTAAAAAGTTGGTTAGTTTACATGATTACATTAATAATTTCTGATGCAAGCTATTTGTcactttttaattaaataatttaaactcaTTAATGTAATCGGCATCACCCAAGAAAAATTCTGCAGCACAGTAAATATCATCGATGTATCATATATAATAGTGGGTATGTTGTCGTAATTTAAAAAGATCGAAACGAGAGATTACTGATGTAGCTATGAAACACTAAGATCTTTTAATCTTTATTCAAACCCTTTTATCATTTTCCTCTTGATTAATCTTTTTCTTATTCCTGGCTCtggagaataataataatacgtACTAATAATAAACAatgaaagagaaaaaaaaaatcttaccTTCTTGACTGGTAGATGAAGTGCAAAAAACCTCAGTTTTCTGATGTTTAATGTCCAAACGACTAAGCAAATTTGTGAGGGCAAAAATCTTTGGTATGGCTTTGGAGGGCCGTTTAGGTGCCACACTTGAAGAACTTTTTCTGATAATTTGGTGAAGATGGGCTTGTTGCGAAGCTAGAATTAAGAGCCTTTCATTCAAGCACAAAGCACAAACTCCTACAACCAGCATTTTGGGATGAAGATTGCAGCATTTGATCCTGTCATCTCCATAATAGTCATTCATTTTTACGATTTTTTGTGAAAAGGGATGTCGACAAGAAACTAGTTAGATAGAAATGAGAGCACCAAAAGAGAGTATTTTGATCGCATTATGTGTGTATGTGATATGGTACTGGCTATGAGGCAAGAATAGAGGGCTAGATGTCTAGGTGAGTGGGAAAATAGGGTGTCTAAAACAAAGTAATAAGAGAAAAAATAGCACACGCATGTGAATGAAAGATatatcttttatatatataattcgcTTTAAAAATCCGCGTACTATCTCTAAAATTAAATATCTAATATAACTGTATTTCATTAtccaaataataattaaaaactaATAAAAATTATGAATAAACTCGATCTATTAATGATTTTGATCATGATTCATATACATAATAGTCATTATTTTACGCATGCATCACATGTACATAGTTCACTAGTATATATAAAAGATCACTCACGTAGACGATCACGTTCTTTGTATGATCCCGGaagcaaaaaaataaattaacctAGTTTTCAAGAAAAGTGTGGCGGGAAAAAGTAAATTTTATTACGGTATTGGTCAAAAAATAACATGTTACTACCTATATATATTCACATTCTCGATATTCCACTTCATTTCTCAAGTAAAGGATTTGCGAGTAATGAAAGGCCCACCAATTTATATAGATGTACATTATTTAGTTGGTGTTTAAATAGCCATCCACTTCCCGATTGAAGAATATCTTTGACATAGCTCTCTCTCTTTTGGAGTTTACCgatgaattaattaatttgatgCATTGGGAATTAGCCCTTTTCATTATTAGGAGTAGACAACATTATGGTAGTATGAACTGATCATAATGTTTGATCATATACGGATGTATACGTAAGACTAGGGGTGCAAGTTCAAGGGTCTAGATTCTTGTATAAGTAGTCGCCGACGTCGTGACAACACGGTGAAAATTTATCCACTAATAGATGTAGAATCTGGACTAACGCTATCTAGATTTTTCTATATGTCATCGATCATCCTCCCATAAAGAATTAACCCCGAGAGTCGCCAAGGTCGGTCTCAGAGCGCAAGCTAGATGATCGGACCGATAACATCCAAGTTTGGTGGAAATTTGAGACTGTCGTTTGATGGAAGAGATGTGAATGAGGCTTTTGGTTGGAGGTGATGAGAAGTTTTTATACTGGTAGATCGAGTTTTTGAAATTTGACGTAACCAAATCACATCAAATTAGTTAGTAAATGTCTCTCGTACTTAATAAATAGTGGGGGATGTGACTAAAGCAAATATTTTGTGATATAAAGTGTGTGCGTATTATTTGTATTGGTGAGAGCTTATAGCGCAAGAGTGTGGAAGATGTTTAAAGGAATGAAAAAACCTACGAAAAAAGTAGACAATTTTGGAAGTTTATAATTTGCGCAAGAGTTTGTCAAACACAAACTCGGAAGTCGTTCAAGCTAAGTGACAACTCGATATATGTAACCCGCAACACATGAACGTGCATTCTAGAAACTTCATGGTAGTTGTCTCCCCATGGACATATGGAACCAAAAATAAATACCAACATGCCCGTTTCGAGAAGAAATTCATGCAATGCTTACAAACAGCGCATCTTCTTACtctggacaaaacccaaaaccatCTTTTTGCTTAGCCTACCAAGATATATAGCCAACCATATATACATAGTACATATATATAATAGTTGAAAATGTGAAAATAGAGACCAAGTTTTATGAAATTTAATACACATATTTGGGGAAAGCTCTACATGAAATCATTAATATCTAAGCCAAGAGCCAGAAGTTCTTGTGCCATCTGGTGCTGATGAGATACCCACTCACTCCTTTGCTCTGCTTTTGAACTCCAATTGTCAAGCATTCCATCTTATTGATGCATTGTTCCACAAATTCCTCTGTCCCGCTTTTCAAACAAAGGCTGCCAAAATTCCAGACAACACAAGCACACTCAACTATGAATCCATATACCAATAATATTTCATGTAATATTGGTGACATTTTGTACagtattatatatttttcatcTATGGATTACATGGGTGAGATCTTGTCCGATAGCTATGAATTAGGGGATTACAACAATTTGGATAAGCTATGATAAATGGATAATGAGCTAACCAGTGGAGTAATGGGGAGAGCTTCTTCTGACCTAAGACCAGAACAGAAACTTCGAGCTTCTTCACCTGGCTCTTCACAGTAGCCATCTTTGGTCCTTGGATTACTAGTACTTCTACTTCCACCTTATCACATCAAATCCCATAAAACGaaatgaaaattattaaaaaccCACCTCCATGTTCTATTGAAGAATATAGAAACAAAATGTTTATGACAATAATAACTTTCTTCTCTTTTTGACTGGAAAGATAGGTGCAAATGAGAAATAAATTGCCAAAAAATTAAAGCAGTTCCAGAGTACGTAGTAGCTGCAGATATAGGAAACAAATATAAAAccttgatttgatattgatcaAGTGACTAATGAAAAAGCTAAAATCTTTCGAATCCCACGGTAATCTACACACACCTTGACATCTCACCGCACAGGTAAAGCAAACTGCTATACGATCATAAGTTTGTGAACTAACCTCGGGCTTAGACGCTTTACAGAGTGAACCAAGTGTAGGAGCGAGAGAATTAGGAGATGAAGAAGAAGGAACAATGTGGAGCAGAGTGAGTACATCTCCCTTATTGGCCACATGAGTAAGAGCCCACATCATTGCGTGCTTCGAATATGAAGATTGATCCACTAAAACCATCACTCTTTTCTTCATAAGAAACATCCCATTTTCAGACAGATTGTTCAGCCCTTCCATTTGCTTCGAGCTACCCCCATACCCCACCCCGCCCCATCTCTTGGAACTTGACTTCCGATATCCTTCCTTCCTACTTAGCTGCCGTAGAAATGAATCTGAACTTGGCATTTTTGTTTTCTGCTCTAAACTTTTGAACCAGAAAAGGTTGCTGGTTTTTCTTGAACTATGAGTCAATGCATGTACATAATCACAGGGGAAGGCGGTGGGTGTGATGAAAAGATCTTATTTTTAAATGCTACATATAGTCAGTGTAACTTTAAATTGCTCCACGTGAATCTCTGGCTATTTGGTGGAcagattttcaaaatttaaggaAGGTGACGAAATATATGGTGAATTATATATCATACGTTCGAATTTCGGGGAAAAAAAGTTGAATTTAAACATCCATATTTTGTCTGcagacaaaaaaataaaaaacggtAGGCAATTTTGAAATTCGCCTCTTCAAAAAGTCAATATTTTGGAACCCATCTGTCGCAAATGAATTTTTTAGCACTTGGTCAAAATTTTAATTCTCGAACACAAGATCTAAGCATGGACCAAATGATTGTTGACTAATTAAAAGGCAATAACAATTAACTCACTCAAATCGTAATTAAGTCCGTGATTCATGAATATCGAGTGTATTCACGAGGAAATTGAATGCATTAAGATGTGTCTCACTTTTTATGAGAAAACTAATGTAGCTACAAAATCTAATGTTAATATtcttattatcattattatataACTAAATTTAAAATGGTAAAATGAAGTAATCATAGTGAGagaaagaaaacaagaaaaatgaGTTCTCGTCATGTTACaatagaattttattttattcatatAACGTATATgtctttaaaaaaaacatgttcTTCTTTTACCTGGATTCATCGTTTTctctgataaaaaaaaaatctataaaaaatttaaagacaaaaacttatgtgatcTCActggtcatattttgtgagacggatttttatttgggtcatccacagGGACGGATCCAAGAATAGAAGTgggggggcttgaactcaatatgataagtaatatattattaaaaaaattacattatatcgttcaacgaagttgtgccctacgagattttaaaacataaaattcatcaataataaattttacatcaatatgtttagctaaatctcgttcaatatagagtgtcaaacaatcggcaagaaagtcatcctccattttatttcgaagtgccgtcttcacatgcttcattgct
This genomic interval from Primulina eburnea isolate SZY01 chromosome 16, ASM2296580v1, whole genome shotgun sequence contains the following:
- the LOC140816930 gene encoding uncharacterized protein — encoded protein: MPSSDSFLRQLSRKEGYRKSSSKRWGGVGYGGSSKQMEGLNNLSENGMFLMKKRVMVLVDQSSYSKHAMMWALTHVANKGDVLTLLHIVPSSSSPNSLAPTLGSLCKASKPEVEVEVLVIQGPKMATVKSQVKKLEVSVLVLGQKKLSPLLHCLCLKSGTEEFVEQCINKMECLTIGVQKQSKGVSGYLISTRWHKNFWLLA